TGTCCCCAGAGCTGCTTCTGCCACAGCGGATCTGCTTTCCATGCTTTAGACACTGGGTCCAGAGTAAAATTTGTTTCCGGCAGATTCCACAGGGGATGGCTGATGTCTGTGTGggcctcctccctgagcaggaaggaGTCCTGTCACCTGGCTGCGGGTGGAGGCAAAGAGAACAGCAGCTCCTGTCTAACCCTCCTGTCCCCTCACTCTGTGGCAGACATCCCTTCCCCTTGACTCCCTAACTCTGTTCCTAGTTCCAGTTCCTGCAAGGATGTTGTTACCTTTGGCAACGAGAATGTTAGTGCTGCTGCTGCCCCTTTGTCAGGCGGCTCCCAAGGACGGAACCGTGAGGTAATGGGCTCCAGAAGGCAGGGCCACAGGCTGGGATACAGGGAGTCTGGAGAGTCTGAGGGTGCGGTGGGCCCCTCTGGGAGGCAGGAGCCTGGGGTGTATGCTCCTGGAGCTCTGTATCGCACCCTTCCCCTGACCTCTGCCTATAGGAAAGCCCTTCGCAGAGCGGGCAACGGGACACCTTTGCTGGGATCAGTTCCTCTGGGATCCTGGGCCTCAGTTCTAAGGGAGTGTGAGGCTTGGGGAAGGAGCTGTGGGTCGTCTGGGATCTGGGGCTTCAGTTCCGACAGGGTATGAGGCTTGGGGAAGCAGCTGTGGCCCGGGAAGGGGCTGCGCTCCTCTTCTCCAGACCTTCTGTGAGAATAAGAGATCGTTAGCAGATCTGTTCTGTGTGCTCATCTGCCTCGAGGCTCCGGTGTGAAGACCACACTGGGTATGTGGGGTgcgaggggagggacagagacagagcagcaaGTCTGGCAGCAGGGACAGAGGCTGCCGCAGCGGCTCCTGCAATCTAGCCTTGCAGGTCTGGACTGATTTGGGTCAAACAGGCAGCCCTGTCCAGAACTGGGAGCAAACCTTGGGCTTTACGGACTGAGAAAAAGAGCCTGAGCAGATGGAAACTCCAGAACCATCATGCATACCCTCAGCATGTGTCGTGGAGCAGATCCGGTCTGTGGAAACCAGGGCAGTGCCTCCGGGCCGAGTCAGAGGCCTGCCCCGTGGCCCGGGCCCCAGAGCTGAAGGGTGGCCATGATCCCTGCTATCTGGACACCCACTCACTGTTTTCTTGGGTCTCCAACTTGTATCTACTAGGTGTGTCCTCATCTGGCCTCTAACCAGACACTTTATTTGGGTTTTCCCTTAACGTCTAAGTTAGGAATCTGTAAAAACAGCCCAAGGGAGTGTGGTTCTGCTTCTGAGACCAGAAGGGTCTCCGCCCCACAAGGTTTTTGCAGAATTTCAGAGAACAACGCCCTTTGGGTCTGGGGAGAGAACTCTGCCAGGAACTTGAGGGTGGGCGGCTGGTAGGCCGGATCCTCAGGGAGGCTCTTTGCAGGCCtggcccttctctctctcctccaggctGGACCCTGAGGTGCAGCAGCAGCCCCTGTCCAACCCCTTCCAGCCAGGCCAGGAGCAGCTTCAGTGAGTGGgctgggccgggggtgggggctgggggtaggggtaggCCTGGGTCTGCACACTGGCCCGTGGGGCTGACTTTCCCTGTTTCTGGCAGGCTTCTGCAGAACTACCTACAGGGACTGGAGAGGATGGAAAAGGAGCCCGAACACATGACCcgggagcagggtgaggggctgggCACTGGGGCCAGCGGGCAGGGGCTCCGGGGCAGCACACCCAAGACTGACCCTGGGCCATCAGTCACTCCCTGCCTGTTCCTGATGTCTCTTCTCATCCGGCTTTTCCTCCTTAGTTCTCCTCTACCTCTTTGCCCTCCACGACTATGACCAGAGTGGACAGCTGGATGGCCTGGAGCTGTTGTCCATGTTGACCGCAGCTCTGGCACCTGGAGCTGCTGATTTTCCCATCGCCAACCCGGTAAGCCCTGCTggctggtggagggggagggctTCTCTCACGAAGGAGACTCAGCTGCTTGGGGCTTCAGTCTTTTTCATCATGACTGTTTTGGGGAATCCACTAGGAAAGAAGTGCTCTGAGCCTAcctggcagggaggtggggaggtgtggggagggtCAGGGCTCCCGGGAACATGTCTGTTCAGTGTAGCCTGTACGGCAACTGTGTGCTTCCACAGGTGATCCTGGTAGTGGACAAGGTGCTTGAGACTCAGGACCTGAACAGGGATGGGCTCATGTCCCCTGCAGAGCTCATCAACTTCCCAGGAGAGGCCCCAAGGCACACACAGCCCGAAGAGCCCCCGGAGCCACAAGACGTTGGGAGGCAGCCCCCATTAGCTAACAGCCTGCCAGGACAAGAGCTACAGGGAGCCCTGGGTCCCAGAGAAGATGGGGGACAGGTAGAGGCCAGAAGGGAGTCCTCAGAGCCTGTGCAAGAGGCTGGGGAACagacagaggctgagagagaagtcCCAGGCCCTGCGGCAGAGGCTACAGGACAGGCAGAGGCCAGGAACACTGTAAAGGATGCAGAGGAGCTTCCAGAGGAAACACTGGAGTCTAAGAACACCCCAAATGAGTTTGAAGTTCATGTTATTCAACTGGAGAATGATGAGATATGAACCTTTGCGATAGAGATCTGCACTCGCAGAAGGCTCAGTACCAGAACATGAGCCCCGAAGAGTGGGGCGTGTAGGCTGGGCCCAGGACCGCCTCTTTGTCCGCTTCCTGGCCCCCAGAGGGGCAGCTCAGGGAGACCTGAAGTTGAGGGCGGCAGCTTTAGGGCCCAGACAACCAATAAAGAACTGATGAATGTATCTGCTTGGGCCATCTACTTCCTGGTGTGGCTGGCCTGGCCTCAGGGACACAGGGGATTGGGGACTGGACAGGCCTCTGGGAGGGGCTTTGGCTTCCCCAGTGGTCCCAGAGGGTGCTGAGACACAGCAGGAGGGCTCAGCCAGCTGCAGACAAGCTGGGGGGGAAAGGGCACCGCCTCTCCCTGGGGCCCAAAggctcctcttccccttcctctgtggTTCAGACACCCCGGACCCTCCCCTCCCGCAGCCCCACGCCGgtcctccccaccaccctgtAGGAGCCCTCCCCGGAGTATCAACAAGATCTACCACTTACTGAGAGCCCAGTACACTCCAGGCATCATGCCGGGCATTTTCTATATGAGGAAATGATGAGGAAAATTGAAGAAGACTGAGTCAGTAACGTACCCAAGGAGACAGCATGAATTAAGTGGCGGATTTGAATTCAGGTGTGTCAGACTACAAAGCCCATGGTCTTTAGCACATTCTGGGGCCCCAACTTCCTTAAGAAACTTGGCTCATTCCCAATATGCCCTCAGGCCTGGTCTAGGTCCCAGGCCTAGGACGAGGCACTGCCTTCGGGACAAGGTGGCCCCAAGGGTGGGGCTTCAGGCTCCAGGACAGTCACAAAGGAGATATTTTTGGACCATGAAGCCGCCACCAAACCAcagagtaggctccctgcccactgGCCTGTCGGGTTGGCTCAGCCATGGGAACAGTCTCAGAGCCACAGCCCAGGGATCCAGAGGAGATTTTCTCATGGCTTGTTAATTTGGAACGGTCCCTGGGTACAGGAGACAAGTGTCCTCCCCAGCCAGGAAGGCCCAGGGTCTCTACCCATGCCCTGTGGCTCCTCTTCCCCAGAACCCGCTGAGTTGGGTCTCCACCGAGGGCGTGGCTGGTGGCAAGTTGGGGGTGCTTCCCCCTGCTCTAGAGCGGGCCGCCCCACTCTGGGCCTCTGCAGGGAGGTTCATTGGAGGAACAGAGAAGAGGGTGAAGGGCTGTAGCATCAAAGCATCTGGCATCCCCAGCCAAGCAGTTTGGACATCAAGGACAGACAGACTGGCGGAAGGAAGtgggccctggggtgggaggttTATTTGCTCTGTGGCTCAGCAGAGACACGAGGACACAGGCAGAGCACGCCCcgtccccccaccctgccccgccccccaagcCTGCATCTGCCCAGGGGGCGTGCTGCGCAGATGCCGGGCTGCCTGGAGCGGGGTAGAAGGCAGTGGTGGCTGGGAAGGCGCCAGCCTCCAAGAAGGGGGTGCTCTGAGCCAGGGCCCCCCGCCCCAGGGCGGTCACACGATGCCGTCAAAGCCCTGCAGGCCACACTTCTTGCCGGCCACCTGGCAGCCGAACCGCAGCGCCTCCTGCATACTGTGCCCTGGAGGGACAGGGGGCTGGCTCAGCCTGGTCCTCTGGGCAGGGGCAGGCATCACCCGGCGCCTCCCATGCGTATACTCACCCTGGGACAGGCTGAAAATGACTGAGGCGTTGAAGGTGTCTCCGGCCCCCAGAGTATCCACCACCCGGGGCGGAGGGAAGGCGTCGGAGTGCAGCAGCCGTCCATCGGGGCCCAGGGCATCGGCGCCCTCCTCAGCCCAGGCGCAGACAAGCACCGCCCTGCAAGACCCTCCACTCAGCTGGGTGGGAGGCCCAGCCCCGGGGCCCAGCCTCGAGTCCCCCCTCAGGGAGGTGCTGCCCCCAGCCCGGGGCCAGACTCCCTCACTCTGCACACCTAGGGCCCCTTCCTGGCTTCCCCCTACTCACCCTTTCCTCACACGCCTGTACAAGCCCCTCAGGGCCTCCCCCGCTGACCGGAACCCCAGGTGCTTGGCCACATCTTTGCTGACAAACACCTGCAAGCAGTGGACGAGAGGCTGACGGTCACCCTAACTTAGCTCGGCTCAGTCACTCACCATCAGTGGCCTAGTGTTGCCCCCGTATTATATGCCGCTCCTCCAACAGGGCCGCCTAAACGTAGGAGCTCCCTGACCCACAGGAATGCGTATTCATACTCGCTCAATATGTACTGGAACACAGCCCGGTAACCGGGCACAGAAGCCCCTGGTTTATTTGGTCTAAGACCAACGAATTACCCTGCAGCTGGAAACCCAAAGCGAGCCTTGAGCGCCATCTTGCGGTGAAAGCCAGCACTGCCGAGTTACACATCCGGCTCTCAGGAggggtttgctttgttttgttttccggATAAAACTAttccccgggcgcctgggtggctcggtgggttaagcctctgactttggctcgggtcatggtcttgggtcatggcttcagggtcctggaatcgagccccacgtcgggctctctgctcagcagggagcctgcttccccctttctctgcctgcctctttgcctctctctgtcaaataaatctttaaaaacaaacaaacaaacaaacaaacaaacaaacaaaaaactattccCTCCCGGTCTGAAATAAAGGGGCAGGGGCTGTAGAGCTCCCTCCACACTAGCTACACGTTAGAATCTCCAGAGTGAGTTTTGCTGAAAGATACTTCAGCCGAGCTGCACCCCTACCACTCAGCTAAAAACCCTGGGTATGGCTCAGGCATCCAAGCCACGGGGGAGGCCCAACCAGCTTGGGCGATGATGCGAGGATTGTCCCGCAGAATTCACTTCCATCCCAGCATTACCCAAATTTACCTTATGCAAGTCCCCCCCACCATCCTCCCTCAACCCTGAGTggctcccactgcctgccacccACCCCAGAGATGGAGGACACCCCGGAGAACTGTCCTAGTCGCTCATTTGACAGAGGAAAGGGCTGAAGAGGCCGGGAGAGGAGACGCTCCCATGCGGGGTACTCCGTGGGTAGCTATTAGCCCTCTGGCTACTCTCACACCCACTGGGATGCAGAAATTTTGCTCCCTGGCCATCACTGAGGCCTGCAAAGGAGTCCAAAGCTGGGGGCCTGCCTCTTTGACCTCCACCTGCTAATGACACCAAGCCATCCCAGATGTGGTGGGCATTCCCAGTAACCAAAGGAACGGCTGATTCCTTTAAGACCTAAATGagaggcacctgggcggctcaaccacctgtcttcagctcaggtcatgatcccagggtcttggggtcaagccGTAGGCCAGACTcgctgctccgcggggagtcggcttctctctctccctctgtgctctctcatgtaaacacttttttttttttttaatcttaaaaaaatatataaaaaaccacCCATATGAGCTGGATGTGGCAAGGGAAAGCTGCGTGGGCCACTCACCACATCTCCATAGCCAAACAGTTGGAACAGCTCCTCCCGGGGCTTCTCCACCTCCACAGACACGCGGATCTTCTGGGCCGGAGGCTGCGAGGCGTTGTGCTGTTCTATCCGCCGCAGCATCTTCACCTGCTCCGACGCGTTCCggccctggggcggggcggggcagggcgggTTGGCTCAGGACAAgcagggcagggccaggcctctggctcctccctccctccctgctgggaCTCTGGGTCAGGCGGGATAGGGGCACCCGGAAGCTGGGCAGGAGCTGTATCCTAAGTTTCAAAATTCTAGAGCAGTCATTGACCTTGGAGACCTTATTGACCAGTCCCCTGATTTCACCGAGGAGGagataaaggaataaaagacCTTCCTAAAGACACATGGTGAATTAAATGACAAGGCTAGGATTCGAACTCAGGATTTCTCCCAGTGTGGAGGAGGTGGGCAGCCCCTAAGGCAGAAAAGCACGGATCTTGGCCTAGAGCCAGTTTCCTGCTTCTGGTGCCTACATTCTGCTATGTGAACCTGAGTACGGTGCTTTCTGGGCCTTAAAACACAGAGCAAGATGGAGAGGGGatgagggggctcagagtcattGATCTTGAGGGTACTTCATGGGTCAAAAATACTAAGAAGAAGGTGGAATACATGGAGGGCTGGTGGGTTGAGTCCCTCAAAACACAAGGTAGGGCAGGACTTGCCTCAATGTGGATCCACTTGAACCGGGTCAGGTCAACCTTTTCAAAGTCTGTAGCAGACACATCTGGCAGGTTCCTAAGTCACaggacaggaaggagagagaaaaggcatgGTGAGGTCGGCCAAGGCCGGGATCTCCAACTGGCTGCCGGGGCCCCCATGCCTGGTGCCGCCTGCAGCATGGCGGGAAGCCGGATCTCCCACAAAGGCATCTGAGGCTCAACTCTGGGACAGGCCCTTTCCAGGCTAACCTCCTGATCACTCCTTGTCCTACTCAGCTCCATCCAGATGGAGGGCTGGAGGCAGTTTGCTGGGGTGCCCTTTGGGTATTAAGTAAGTTGTGAACGCAAATGCAGCATGGGTCAAGATTCAATTGAGTGAGCTTTGGAGACCACATCTCCCAGAATACTCTAAGAGCACCAGGGACTACAATTCCCAGAATTCCCCCCTTGCCAGCGGCACAGTTTAGCTCCCAGCAGTGGCCCCAACAGGGTTCTAGGTCTGGCAGCTCCATGTTGcaaccctgaggtcaaggctggtgCTTGAGGACTAGTCTAGGTTTGGCTGACTTAGATTTGGAGATCCAGGAAGGGTCAGCCTTGACCAGAGACCTACCCCAAACTATGCCCTCCCCTCTACATTCTGCAGCTGAATCCATCTAATTAACTAGGTGTGTACCTGGGCCTTTTGGAGGCTGCTTGCCCATTGGTAAGTGGTCCAAACCCTCCAGCCTGCTGCAGCTGGAGGTAATGTGTGTGGATATCCCTGCACCGAGGCCAGTGGGCAACAAATGTTTCCCCTCTGagctcctctcctcttcctgtgAATACCCACATGGTGTCCTTGATCAAAATTGCAGATTGTTGCTTAATGGGCAGATGACTAGGGCTGCCAAGGAGAAGGTCATTGCCAGCACATATGCCCACTCACTTATACACTGGGACACAGGGAGCCCAGAGACCACTGGCCATAAAGCTTGTTCTAATATAGCTACCccctctcccccagatccagGAGTCATGTTAGGCATGTAGGGACACCCTGAACCCCAGGACTGCTGGGTGTGGACCATCTTAGTCCTAACATAGTATCTGGCACACACTAGGTTCTTAGGAAACCTAACGTGTGGGATTCTTCAGGAGAGAATCTGGGACAGATGAAAAGGATCTGGGTCCACAGGGCCTCTCCCTGGTAGCTTGGGACTTTAAAGGGGATCCTTGCCTCCTAGTTAACATAGCATCTGATGGCCCTGGTCTACCAACCCAAtgatgcccttccctctgcttcagTGATGGCGTGAATTGTGTGTGGCTTTTGGCCTGGCTTCACTATGCAGGGAACTTTGTGGTGGACCCATCTCTTCTGAACACCCAAACCCATCTCCTTGGTGCCATGCTGCAGGCTGGCAACTCTGGGGGCTGAGCCCAGAAATTCCAGTGGGTCCCCATCAGGGCTTAAGATGGGTGGAATCCCATCTCCCACCATCCCTCTGTCCTCAGAATAATtccccccccacccactcccgGGCTGCTGATTGGCCAATTATGAAAAATCACACCATGAATTATGTTTTGCACAGGCTTGCCTGCCCATCCTTGGTGTTGACCAAGGCCAAGTCATCAGAGCAAAGCACATCTCTTCCCACCTCACTTCTCCCCTAATTGAAAACAATTGAGAAATCACTGAACAGGTTGGCTTGGGGACGATTTCTGGTACAAAGAGAGAGGCGGCTTGCCGGGATGCCCCGGTGGCAAGTGAGGGAACTGATTGGTGGGCCGTGCCAGGGCGAGGCCAGGGGGCCTTACGTGTCGTAGAGCACAATGGTGCGGGAGCCATTGGAGTTGTTGACGATGCAGCAAGAGCACGGGGTTTCCCCTCTGCTCTGCCAGGCCACCTGGGACACATCCACGCCCCGCTGCCTGAAGTCAGCCACCAGGAAGCTTGGGGTGGAGCCCGAGTCAGGGGAAGGGCAAGGAGACACCGATTAGAGCCTATAAGTGGCCTGGACCTCctgcagggatggggagggggtgctggagCACGTGGGCCTCTGAGAGAAGGATCCTGTTCTGAGAGTTAGTGACGGCGACAGCGGCGGCTGGCAAGGCGCAGACTGGCATACAAACCTGTAGGCATGCAGGATGGTGCGGCTACCAGTGGCCTCGCTGATGATGACCGTGGAGATGGGGACAGAGCCCGTGGTCTGAGAGACTGTGTAGCGGAGGTCCACAGAATAGCGGCGGAGGTCATCCAGGACAAAACTGCCAGGATGGAGcaacccggggtgggggggaggtgcgGCTCGACAAAGGTTTGGGGACTGGAGGGTCGGTGGCAGGACcgctggggaccctggaggcaAGCGGAGGGGGCCAGGAGGGACTGGAAACCACCATGCCACCCCAGGCTGTGCAAGGGGGCAGGAAAGGCAGGGGCGCATAGCCTGGAACTCAGTGAGAAAAACACCGAGGGACGTTCTTCTAGAGCCTGATTGGAGTAAACTCCAACCCCGCACCTGTCCCTTTGGTCTGACTCAAGCCAGAAAGGATGTGCTGAAGTCCGTGGAACTGGATGGGGTGGATCTGGGGCCTAGAGCATGTGTGCCCTGTTTGAACAAAGCAGGCGAGGGCACCGTGGCCAGTTTCATGCAAAGCCTCGGCAGAATTAATAATTACCGAGGTGGTACTTTGCCCCCCAGCTGCCCTCTACACACTCATCCTCTCCGTGCTCTTCTCTGAAGGCCCCTGCCATGCTGTGATTCCACACCCGCCTCCGTGATGCCCAGCCAGGAAGCGATGCTGCCTTGGGGAGCCCACCCACAGCCCTCTCCCCTCGCTGCGCGGTGAGCCCTCCAGGCAGAGAGCTGGCTCCCACGGCCTAATGCTCCACACAGTGGAGCCCCTGGTGCGGGACTCTTACCCCAAGGATCTCCTCCGATCAGTGGGAGCAGGAGGTGGCCCCTCGGGGAGACTGCACCCACAGAACAAGGGGGCCAGGCCCACGTTTCCTGGCCCTCTCTGGACACAGTATCCTGGGACCACTAGTCCAGCCACCATCCTGACCTTTCTCACTAATGGCCGGACCCCGCTTTGGCAACACCAAAGCCGGACAATACAGACCAAATTGGGACCAGCTCGGGGTATCACTCCTCATCTCACCCCTCAAGGTTCCTTTAAATAGGAACTTCCCCAAAGCACACCAACTACGGTTTGGTTTTCCAAATGCCTTTTTGCacatacagtgcctggcacgtggtAGGGGCTCATTCAATGTTTTGAGAATCCGGAGGGGCCCACCTCCCAGCATTATGGTTCCATAACGGGGAGTCCACGACCCTGAGTGAGAGCCATGCAAAACTCAGGTTTTGCCTCTTGCTGGGAAGGAAGACAGCCACTGAAGAAAGTTAACAAGTGACCAGCCCTTCTGTCCCACCTCACAGGAAAGGCCCTTGTCTCCCGATCTCTTTCGTGCCCCTTCACCAAGAAAGGGAATCTGACTGCAGCTCAGGGGGCTAGGCTTGGGCAGCAGCCCCCCCTGAAACCAGGGTTCAAAGGGCTGAGCTTCACAGGCCAGCAAGCTGGCAGCCTGCTCTAGTGCCCACAGTGCGCAAAGTGTGGGCCTCACCTCCTGATAAGCATTTGCTGAACTGGCAGTGCCAGGGGTCAAAGGGCTCTTGGGTCCTGGCAGCAGCCAACACAGAGAAAGCGTGGGGGCCTCACAGCTAGTGAGCGGAGGCCTGGGTCTGGGCCCAGCGTTAGCATGTGGCTTCAGGGTGTCCTCGGGCAGGGTGCTCTTGTGGCTTCAGTGAACAACAAGGACACAAGCACTGGCCCTGCCCTCCCAACGGGGAAAGGAACTGTGGGCCTGAACCCTAGGACCACGGAGGCTGGACATCCCCGGGGGAGGATGGGTACGGCACGTCCCTGACTGCCTTCTGCCGCAAGCATAGCCAGGACCACGGGGGATGGAGAGGGGCAAAGTCATAtccagtgcagagtctgttggaagcaaggaaggaagaggtGGGAAGCTGAGCAGGCTCTGGAGAGGGGCGGAGGCAACAGGCTGTGGAAAGGACAGCTTTAACAGAGAGCATTAACACCTGAGCCGCAGATAAGCCACGCCGGTCTAGGATGCTGGTACTCTACTCCGCCCCTCCCGCTCTGGATCCAGAGTTACCCCACACCCTATTTCTTCCAGCCTGCCCTCCACCCCAAGCCCCCCCTCCCGTGGGTCAAGACTTCCTTCTGGGCCCCGCACCCTGCGGGCAGgccttcctgctccctcctccactcACTCAGCAACGTGGCCCGGGGCCAGCGAGCCCATGAAGGCACAGGGGGCTCCGAGGAGGGACAGGACAGTGCAGGAATTGGATGCATTCCCTCCGCGCTGCCATCTTTGGGACAAGCACCTGCAAAACAAGCACCTGTGCAGAAATGCCCTGCTGAGCATGAGGACACTTTCTGGAAAGCTCTTCTCAGCCTGGACTCTGGGAGGAAGGGTCATAACTCAGGGGTCTGGCTGAGCTCCAGGTGGTGGCTCCTGAGAGTCCCCAgatcctggggagccca
This genomic interval from Mustela lutreola isolate mMusLut2 chromosome 9, mMusLut2.pri, whole genome shotgun sequence contains the following:
- the KHK gene encoding ketohexokinase isoform X7, producing the protein MEDKQILCVGLVVLDVINVVDKYPEEDTDSRCLFCRCLSQRWQRGGNASNSCTVLSLLGAPCAFMGSLAPGHVADFVLDDLRRYSVDLRYTVSQTTGSVPISTVIISEATGSRTILHAYSFLVADFRQRGVDVSQVAWQSRGETPCSCCIVNNSNGSRTIVLYDTNLPDVSATDFEKVDLTRFKWIHIEGRNASEQVKMLRRIEQHNASQPPAQKIRVSVEVEKPREELFQLFGYGDVVFVSKDVAKHLGFRSAGEALRGLYRRVRKGAVLVCAWAEEGADALGPDGRLLHSDAFPPPRVVDTLGAGDTFNASVIFSLSQENARHDAWSVLGSQSP
- the KHK gene encoding ketohexokinase isoform X11 produces the protein MEDKQILCVGLVVLDVINVVDKYPEEDTDSRCLSQRWQRGGNASNSCTVLSLLGAPCAFMGSLAPGHVADFVLDDLRRYSVDLRYTVSQTTGSVPISTVIISEATGSRTILHAYRNLPDVSATDFEKVDLTRFKWIHIEGRNASEQVKMLRRIEQHNASQPPAQKIRVSVEVEKPREELFQLFGYGDVVFVSKDVAKHLGFRSAGEALRGLYRRVRKGAVLVCAWAEEGADALGPDGRLLHSDAFPPPRVVDTLGAGDTFNASVIFSLSQGHSMQEALRFGCQVAGKKCGLQGFDGIV
- the KHK gene encoding ketohexokinase isoform X10 — encoded protein: MEDKQILCVGLVVLDVINVVDKYPEEDTDSRCLSQRWQRGGNASNSCTVLSLLGAPCAFMGSLAPGHVADFLVADFRQRGVDVSQVAWQSRGETPCSCCIVNNSNGSRTIVLYDTNLPDVSATDFEKVDLTRFKWIHIEGRNASEQVKMLRRIEQHNASQPPAQKIRVSVEVEKPREELFQLFGYGDVVFVSKDVAKHLGFRSAGEALRGLYRRVRKGAVLVCAWAEEGADALGPDGRLLHSDAFPPPRVVDTLGAGDTFNASVIFSLSQGHSMQEALRFGCQVAGKKCGLQGFDGIV
- the KHK gene encoding ketohexokinase isoform X6, with the protein product MEDKQILCVGLVVLDVINVVDKYPEEDTDSRCLFCRCLSQRWQRGGNASNSCTVLSLLGAPCAFMGSLAPGHVADFVLDDLRRYSVDLRYTVSQTTGSVPISTVIISEATGSRTILHAYSFLVADFRQRGVDVSQVAWQSRGETPCSCCIVNNSNGSRTIVLYDTNLPDVSATDFEKVDLTRFKWIHIEGRNASEQVKMLRRIEQHNASQPPAQKIRVSVEVEKPREELFQLFGYGDVVFVSKDVAKHLGFRSAGEALRGLYRRVRKGAVLVCAWAEEGADALGPDGRLLHSDAFPPPRVVDTLGAGDTFNASVIFSLSQGHSMQEALRFGCQVAGKKCGLQGFDGIV